The following coding sequences lie in one Xanthomonas hyacinthi genomic window:
- a CDS encoding GNAT family N-acetyltransferase: MAALHIRPATADDAALILRLIRELARYERAEDAVQTDEDGLRASLFGPGATAHALICEADAQPIGYAVYFYNYSTWLGRNGLYLEDLYVDPEHRGSGAGKALLRHLARQALAEGCGRFEWSVLDWNQPAIDFYQAAGAQAQDEWTVYRLQGEALARFAAG; this comes from the coding sequence GCGGCGTTGATCCTGCGCCTGATCCGCGAGCTGGCCCGCTACGAGCGCGCCGAGGACGCGGTGCAGACCGACGAGGACGGCCTGCGCGCCAGCCTGTTCGGCCCCGGCGCCACCGCGCACGCGCTGATCTGCGAGGCCGACGCGCAGCCGATCGGCTACGCGGTGTACTTCTACAACTACTCGACCTGGCTCGGCCGCAACGGCCTGTACCTGGAAGACCTGTACGTGGACCCGGAACACCGTGGCAGCGGCGCCGGCAAGGCCTTGCTGCGGCATCTGGCCCGGCAGGCGCTGGCCGAGGGCTGCGGCCGCTTCGAATGGTCGGTGCTGGACTGGAACCAGCCGGCGATCGACTTCTACCAGGCCGCCGGCGCGCAGGCGCAGGACGAATGGACCGTGTACCGCCTGCAGGGCGAGGCGCTGGCCAGGTTCGCGGCCGGCTGA
- the yegS gene encoding lipid kinase YegS, giving the protein MAAPHWRLILNGKSAGDAPLREAVSALRARGIQLQVRVTWEEGDAERYVAEAVADGADCIVAAGGDGTLSEVASALAHHDADAAALPALGLVPLGTANDFATAAGIPDTPLAALELVAQAPAVAIDLLRIEAEHGPHWCANVASGGFGTQVTVETDEGLKKMLGGLAYLITGMGKLGRIDPIQARFEGPEFAWEGEFIALGLGNGRQAGGGQALCPDAVLDDGLLDLTIVPEMSGEVAATLGTLVTSGKQAALERVAVRAQLPWLRIDAAMPLTLNLDGEPETSRHFRIDCIAGRLRMHLPADSALLRGRAG; this is encoded by the coding sequence ATGGCAGCACCGCACTGGCGTCTGATCCTCAATGGCAAGTCGGCGGGCGACGCGCCGCTGCGCGAGGCCGTGTCCGCGCTGCGCGCACGCGGCATCCAGTTGCAGGTGCGGGTGACCTGGGAGGAGGGCGATGCCGAGCGCTACGTGGCCGAAGCGGTGGCCGACGGCGCCGACTGCATCGTCGCCGCCGGCGGCGACGGCACCTTGAGCGAGGTGGCCAGCGCGCTGGCCCACCACGACGCCGACGCCGCGGCGCTGCCGGCGCTGGGCCTGGTGCCGTTGGGCACCGCCAACGATTTCGCCACCGCCGCCGGCATTCCCGACACCCCGCTGGCGGCGCTGGAGCTGGTCGCGCAGGCGCCGGCCGTGGCCATCGACCTGCTGCGCATCGAGGCCGAGCACGGGCCGCACTGGTGCGCCAATGTCGCCAGCGGCGGCTTCGGCACCCAGGTCACGGTGGAAACCGACGAGGGCCTGAAGAAGATGCTGGGCGGCCTGGCCTACCTGATCACCGGGATGGGCAAGCTGGGCCGGATCGATCCGATCCAGGCGCGGTTCGAGGGGCCGGAGTTCGCCTGGGAAGGCGAATTCATCGCGCTGGGCCTGGGCAACGGACGCCAGGCCGGCGGCGGCCAGGCGCTGTGCCCGGACGCGGTGCTCGACGACGGCCTGCTCGACCTGACCATCGTCCCGGAGATGAGCGGCGAGGTCGCCGCGACCCTGGGCACGCTGGTCACCTCGGGCAAGCAGGCCGCGCTGGAGCGGGTCGCGGTGCGCGCGCAGCTGCCGTGGCTGCGCATCGACGCGGCCATGCCGCTGACCTTGAACCTGGATGGCGAACCGGAGACCTCGCGGCACTTCCGCATCGATTGCATCGCCGGCCGCCTGCGCATGCACCTGCCGGCCGATTCGGCCTTGCTGCGCGGCCGGGCGGGGTAG
- the trpE gene encoding anthranilate synthase component I produces the protein MITRELFQRYAAEGHTRIPVVREVLSDLDTPLSVYLKLADAPHTYLFESVEGGERFGRYSIIGLPVRRVYTFSGHTLEVRDHGELIERREVADPFAEVEALRSAHSVPKLDGVPGFTGGLVGWFGFECIGYIEPRLASGDKRNELDTPDILLMLSEEVAVFDNLKGRLYLIVHADPREADAWERAQARLDALTATLRQPGAGYPVPLARDVLDESDFVSGFTREGFIAAVEKSKEYIRAGDIFQVVLSQRLSVPFSARPVDVYRALRALNPSPYMYFLDVGDTQVVGSSPEILVRLEAGQVTVRPIAGTRPRGRTVEEDLALEAELLADPKERAEHLMLIDLGRNDAGRVSQAGTVAVGERFVIERYSHVMHIVSEVTGTLLPGLSYADVLRATFPAGTVSGAPKIRALEVIRELEPIKRNVYAGSIGYLGWHGDADTAIAIRTAVIKHGRLHVQAGAGIVYDSDPQKEWDETMNKGRALFRAVAEAAKGL, from the coding sequence TTGATCACCCGCGAGTTGTTCCAGCGCTACGCCGCTGAAGGTCACACCCGCATCCCCGTCGTCCGCGAAGTGCTGTCCGACCTGGACACGCCGCTGTCGGTCTATCTCAAGCTCGCCGACGCACCGCATACCTACCTGTTCGAATCGGTCGAAGGCGGCGAACGCTTCGGCCGCTATTCGATCATCGGCCTGCCGGTGCGCCGCGTGTACACGTTCAGCGGGCATACGCTGGAAGTACGCGATCACGGCGAGCTGATCGAGCGCCGCGAGGTCGCCGATCCGTTCGCCGAGGTCGAGGCGCTGCGCTCGGCGCATTCGGTGCCCAAGCTCGACGGCGTGCCCGGCTTCACCGGCGGCCTGGTCGGCTGGTTCGGCTTCGAATGCATCGGCTACATCGAGCCGCGCCTGGCCAGCGGCGACAAGCGCAATGAGCTCGACACCCCCGACATCCTGCTGATGCTGTCCGAAGAGGTCGCCGTGTTCGACAACCTCAAGGGCCGCCTGTACCTGATCGTGCACGCCGATCCGCGCGAGGCCGACGCCTGGGAACGGGCGCAGGCGCGGCTGGACGCGCTGACCGCCACGCTGCGCCAGCCCGGCGCCGGCTATCCGGTGCCGCTGGCGCGCGACGTGCTCGACGAAAGCGACTTCGTGTCCGGCTTCACCCGCGAAGGCTTCATCGCCGCGGTGGAGAAATCCAAGGAATACATCCGCGCCGGCGACATCTTCCAGGTGGTGCTGAGCCAGCGCCTGAGCGTGCCATTCAGCGCGCGCCCGGTGGACGTGTACCGCGCGCTGCGCGCGCTGAATCCGTCGCCGTACATGTATTTCCTCGATGTCGGCGACACCCAGGTGGTCGGCTCCTCGCCGGAGATCCTGGTGCGGCTGGAAGCCGGCCAGGTCACCGTGCGCCCGATCGCCGGCACCCGCCCGCGCGGCAGGACCGTGGAAGAGGACCTGGCGCTGGAAGCGGAACTGCTGGCCGATCCGAAGGAGCGCGCCGAGCACCTGATGCTGATCGACCTCGGCCGCAACGACGCCGGACGGGTGTCGCAGGCCGGCACCGTCGCGGTCGGCGAGCGCTTCGTGATCGAGCGCTACAGCCACGTCATGCACATCGTCAGCGAAGTCACTGGCACCCTGCTGCCCGGGTTGAGCTACGCCGACGTGCTGCGCGCCACGTTCCCGGCCGGCACCGTCAGCGGCGCGCCGAAGATCCGCGCGCTGGAAGTGATCCGCGAGCTGGAGCCGATCAAGCGCAACGTCTATGCCGGCAGCATCGGCTACCTGGGCTGGCACGGCGATGCCGACACCGCGATTGCGATCCGCACCGCGGTGATCAAGCACGGCCGCCTGCACGTGCAGGCCGGCGCCGGCATCGTCTACGACTCCGATCCGCAGAAGGAATGGGACGAGACCATGAACAAGGGCCGCGCGCTGTTCCGCGCGGTGGCCGAGGCGGCGAAGGGGCTGTGA
- a CDS encoding TIGR02679 domain-containing protein produces MCRLLRLRFANAGADDPLVSVGLDKRDPDAHRVPCPLSGKPSRLARSMRLDIADLDARLRAAGLADSLRDALERLEGPIAAQAKRRRELQSRWTALAAAVERGPLLRAAPSCRVRRPRATGPVQPLALFKRHAVYCPTRAVVRARPPVPACACLPVPCCCCRCCAARCCCCACACA; encoded by the coding sequence GTGTGCCGGCTGTTGCGGCTTCGCTTCGCCAACGCCGGGGCGGACGATCCGCTGGTGTCGGTGGGCCTGGACAAGCGCGATCCGGACGCGCATCGCGTGCCGTGCCCGTTGAGCGGAAAGCCGTCGCGGCTGGCACGGTCGATGCGCCTGGACATCGCCGACCTCGATGCCCGCCTGCGCGCGGCCGGGCTGGCCGATTCGCTGCGCGATGCGCTGGAGCGGTTGGAAGGTCCGATCGCCGCGCAGGCGAAACGGCGCAGGGAACTCCAGTCCAGGTGGACCGCGTTGGCGGCCGCTGTCGAGCGCGGCCCGCTGCTGCGCGCCGCGCCATCGTGCCGCGTCCGGCGGCCGCGCGCCACTGGCCCTGTTCAGCCACTGGCCCTGTTCAAGCGCCACGCCGTATATTGCCCGACACGCGCGGTGGTCCGCGCCCGACCGCCGGTCCCTGCGTGCGCTTGCCTTCCCGTTCCGTGTTGCTGCTGCCGTTGTTGCGCCGCTCGTTGCTGCTGCTGTGCCTGTGCCTGTGCCTGA
- a CDS encoding DUF3772 domain-containing protein has protein sequence MRRSLLLLCLCLCLSAAAQPQDEAQAQAPDPQALLSRAEQALQDARRDQDSAADQQTLRALVGKVSDAQRDAEAAVAALVPQLAQVDARLQQLGPVSEGEAHDIAAQRKDLAKQRAPLDSAIKRGKLLAVEAEQLGEENERARAEHFSQELSRRSASPLSPALWRRFASDFPADRERVMGLYRLSAQTLDAAIAEHGVGALGLGAVVALLLLFPLRYLLRWLGKRYATTRAPGSRLRRSGLALWFLLLGTLTPGLAVLALAESLRSIGAVPARLDSALSSFVVVSFAAAFMGSLGASVLLPNQPTWRLFPIDDATARQLRKYTWATALLAWVGSLLLVINEASRTSESATLAADGIVALAHALLILAILSSLSRLRQRQYAAAAAQAHAHAHAHPPPLAGQHGGALALVELLVKVAVVVALLAALLGYLHLGLFITQQIIWITMIAGAIRLLMNFADDFALWLFALEGRIGRAANGAFGVRVSRLEQAGVLTSAVLRVGLLLIGLGALLMPFGTNFTTLTDWFSALSDGIRLGKDTVLSPGAIMRAVLVLILGLVVMQSLHGWLVKTYLPKTELDDGSRNSISTVARYVGILLAALWALAALGIGVEKIALVVSALSVGIGFGLQSITQNFVSGLILLAERPVKIGDWIRIGDQEGDVRRISVRSTEIQVGDFSTLIVPNSELITKILRNMTMAGPLGRMQIQFAVSLGTDVVKLRELLLELYLAHPGVLEDPAPSVFIDSIDSGHITLNSFAYVGNPRLSYGIRSDLFFSLLQRLAEEGIALESPQELRLLRKEP, from the coding sequence TTGCGCCGCTCGTTGCTGCTGCTGTGCCTGTGCCTGTGCCTGAGCGCGGCCGCGCAGCCGCAGGACGAGGCGCAGGCCCAGGCCCCCGACCCGCAGGCCTTGCTGAGCCGCGCCGAGCAGGCGTTGCAGGACGCCCGGCGCGACCAGGACAGCGCGGCCGACCAGCAGACCCTGCGCGCGTTGGTCGGGAAGGTATCCGACGCGCAGCGCGATGCGGAAGCGGCAGTGGCGGCGCTGGTCCCGCAACTGGCCCAGGTCGATGCGCGCCTGCAGCAGCTGGGACCGGTCAGCGAGGGCGAGGCGCACGACATCGCCGCACAGCGCAAGGATCTCGCCAAGCAGCGCGCGCCGCTGGATTCGGCGATCAAGCGCGGCAAGCTGCTGGCGGTGGAAGCCGAGCAGCTCGGCGAGGAAAACGAGCGCGCGCGCGCCGAGCACTTCAGCCAGGAATTGTCGCGGCGCTCGGCGTCGCCGCTGTCGCCGGCGCTGTGGCGGCGGTTCGCCAGCGATTTCCCCGCCGACCGCGAGCGCGTGATGGGCCTGTACCGCCTGAGCGCGCAGACGCTGGATGCCGCCATCGCCGAACACGGCGTCGGCGCGCTCGGCCTCGGCGCGGTGGTCGCGCTGTTGCTGCTGTTTCCGCTGCGCTACCTGCTGCGCTGGCTGGGCAAGCGCTACGCCACGACGCGCGCGCCGGGCAGCCGCCTGCGCCGCTCCGGGCTGGCGCTGTGGTTCCTGTTGCTGGGCACGCTGACGCCCGGCCTGGCCGTGCTGGCGCTGGCCGAGAGCCTGCGCAGCATCGGCGCGGTGCCGGCGCGGCTGGACAGCGCGCTCAGCAGCTTCGTCGTGGTCAGTTTCGCCGCCGCGTTCATGGGGTCGCTGGGTGCCAGCGTGCTGCTGCCGAACCAGCCGACGTGGCGGCTGTTCCCGATCGACGACGCCACCGCGCGGCAGCTGCGCAAGTACACCTGGGCCACCGCGCTGCTGGCCTGGGTCGGTAGCCTGCTGCTGGTGATCAACGAGGCCAGCCGGACCAGCGAGTCGGCCACCCTCGCCGCCGACGGCATCGTTGCGCTGGCCCATGCGCTGCTGATCCTGGCGATCCTGTCCAGCCTGTCGCGGCTGCGCCAGCGCCAGTACGCCGCGGCCGCAGCGCAGGCGCACGCGCATGCGCACGCGCACCCGCCACCGCTGGCGGGACAGCACGGCGGTGCGCTGGCGCTGGTCGAGCTGCTGGTCAAGGTCGCGGTGGTGGTGGCGCTGCTGGCGGCGCTGCTGGGCTATCTGCACCTGGGCCTGTTCATCACCCAGCAGATCATCTGGATCACGATGATCGCCGGCGCGATCCGCCTGCTGATGAACTTCGCCGACGATTTCGCGCTGTGGCTGTTCGCCCTCGAAGGCCGCATCGGCCGCGCCGCCAACGGCGCGTTCGGCGTACGCGTCAGCCGGCTGGAGCAGGCGGGGGTGTTGACCTCCGCGGTGCTGCGCGTGGGCCTGCTGCTGATCGGCCTGGGCGCGCTGCTGATGCCGTTCGGAACCAACTTCACCACCCTGACCGATTGGTTCTCGGCGCTGTCGGACGGCATCCGGCTCGGCAAGGACACGGTGCTGTCTCCGGGCGCGATCATGCGTGCGGTGCTGGTGCTGATCCTCGGCTTGGTGGTGATGCAGTCCCTGCATGGCTGGCTGGTCAAGACCTATCTGCCGAAGACCGAGCTGGACGACGGTTCGCGCAATTCGATCAGCACCGTGGCCCGCTATGTCGGCATCCTGCTGGCCGCGCTATGGGCGCTGGCCGCGCTGGGCATCGGCGTGGAGAAGATCGCACTAGTGGTCAGCGCGCTGTCGGTGGGCATCGGCTTCGGTCTGCAGTCGATCACCCAGAACTTCGTGTCCGGCCTGATTCTGCTGGCCGAGCGCCCGGTCAAGATCGGCGACTGGATCCGGATCGGCGACCAGGAAGGCGACGTGCGCCGGATCAGCGTGCGTTCCACCGAGATCCAGGTCGGCGATTTTTCGACGTTGATCGTGCCCAACTCCGAGCTGATCACCAAGATCCTGCGCAACATGACCATGGCCGGGCCGCTGGGGCGGATGCAGATCCAGTTCGCGGTGTCGCTGGGCACCGACGTGGTCAAGCTGCGCGAGCTGCTGCTGGAACTCTACCTCGCCCACCCGGGCGTGCTGGAGGATCCGGCGCCGTCGGTGTTCATCGATTCCATCGACAGCGGCCACATCACCCTCAACAGTTTCGCCTACGTCGGCAATCCGCGGCTGAGCTACGGCATCCGCAGCGATCTGTTCTTCAGCCTGCTGCAGCGCC